Genomic DNA from Brenneria izadpanahii:
GTTTTTGGTGGCCCGCAGCGCGGCGATATTCGCCAGCGTCGGCCCCTCGGTGGTTAACACCCGGCATTGATAGTCGCGTTCGAAAACCGGCGCCACCTCTTTTTTGATCAGGGCGCCCTGCGCCGAGTTATACACGCCGACCTGCAATATGCGATCCGCCGCATACGCTTTGGTATTCAGGTAAGGCAACACGGCCGTTGCCGCCATCGCTTGCAGAAACGTACGTCGTTTCATCGTCTTCTCCATGCCTCTTCCGGTGGAATTGAAAGACTATGCCGCCATGGCGCGGCGCAGCCCGACCAGGCGCTCCAGCGCGACGACAACCAGTGTTGCCAGTAAAATAATCAGGGTGGACATGGTCGCTACCGATGGATCAAACACCGTGCCGATCTGGCGATACAGCACCACCGGCACCGGGGTATTGGCCGAATCGGCCAACCACATGGAAACCGGGTAATTATCGAAAGACACCATGAAACAAAAGATCGCGCCGGACACCACGCCGGGGGCGATTTGCGGGAACACCACATGCCGAAAGGCGGCGAGCCGGCCGGCGCCCAGCGTGCGGGCGGCCTCTTCCAGACTGGGATTCACCAGTTCCAGACTGGTCAATACCGTTCTCACTACATACGGCGACGTCACTACGGTATGCGCCAGCAGCAGATTCAGTTTGACATTGCCCCAGCCGTAGCTGGAAAACAGCTGCAACAGCGCCAGGCCGGTAATCAGCACCGGGAAGATCAGCGGCGACAGCAACAGCCCTTTGCACAGCGAAGCGTACGGCAGCTTGCCGCGCACCAGCGCAAAGGCGGCGGGCACGCCGAGCAACAACGACAGCAGCGTCGTGCCTATCGCCAACAACGTGCTGAATAACAGGGCTTCCATGAATTCACTGTTGCCCAACACCTTGCCGTACCAATCGAGCGTAAAGCCCGTCGGCGGAAAGCTGACGAAATAGCCGTCCGAGAAGGAAATCACCACAATCAGCACGATCGGCGTCAGAATGAAAATCAACATGAAAGCGGTGATAACGTAAAGCAGAAAGCCGGAAAAACCGCGCAGACTGTTGCTCATTTGGACTCTCCATACAGGCGGCGCCCGCCAAGCAGTTTCATCGACAGGGTATTCACGGTAATCACGATAAAAACCAGAATGGTGGCGATAGCCGCGCCGAACGGCCAGTCATACACCGAAACGATCTGCTGCTCGGCGAGATTGCCCAGCATCTGAGCCTGAGGACCGCCAACCAGCGCGGGGATCACATAAGAACCGGCCGCCAGCGAGAAAACCAGCGTCATGCCGGCCACCAGCCCCGGCAGGCTGAGCGGCAACGTCACACGCAGAAATACGC
This window encodes:
- a CDS encoding ABC transporter permease: MSNSLRGFSGFLLYVITAFMLIFILTPIVLIVVISFSDGYFVSFPPTGFTLDWYGKVLGNSEFMEALLFSTLLAIGTTLLSLLLGVPAAFALVRGKLPYASLCKGLLLSPLIFPVLITGLALLQLFSSYGWGNVKLNLLLAHTVVTSPYVVRTVLTSLELVNPSLEEAARTLGAGRLAAFRHVVFPQIAPGVVSGAIFCFMVSFDNYPVSMWLADSANTPVPVVLYRQIGTVFDPSVATMSTLIILLATLVVVALERLVGLRRAMAA